The Candidatus Sulfotelmatobacter sp. nucleotide sequence TCGCGCGTGGCGCGGATGTCGCCCGGCGCCAGCTCGTGGCCGGCATCGCTCCAGCTCACCTCGACGTCGGCGCCGGCCTCGCGCAGCATCGCCGCCAGCGCGTCGGTCTGGCCGCGCGGCACGGTGGGATCGCGGCGGCCCGCCGCGATCAAGACCGCGCGGCCGCGCAACTGTGGCGGCGTCTCGGGCCGCAGCGGCACCATCGGCCGGATCAGGGCCGCGCCGGCGAGAACGGCGGGCTCGAGCAGGAGCAATCCAGCCGCGATATTGGCCCCATTCGAAAATCCGACCGCGACGACACGGCCGGGATCGAAGCCGTGGCGCGTCGCGGCCTCACCGACGAACCGCGCCAGCTCGCCCGCGCGCGCGATCAGGTCGGGCACGTCGAACACACCCTCGGCGAGCCGCCGGAAGAAGCGCGGCATGCCGTGCTCGAGCACGCGGCCTCGCGGGCTCAACACCGCGGCGCCCGGGGCCAGCATCGGGCCCAGCGGCAGCAGATCGTCCTCGTTGCCGCCGGTGCCGTGGAGCAGCAGCAGCGTGAGATCGTCGCGCGTGCCGGGAACGAAGCGGTGGATGAATTCGGCGCTCACGCCCGCAGCATGGCGATCGGTGCCGTGCGACGCAACCGGGCTCATCGGCGGCGCAACCGCGCCGCACCGCGGCCCATGCTAGTCTGCGGCGTGCGCAGGACACGGATGTCGCTCCCCAACGCGCTGATGAATCTCGGGCTGCTGTTCGCCGGGATCCTGCTCTGGATCCTGCACGCCGAGGCCTGGGACCTGGGCCGGCGCTCGCCGGTCCTCAACTACGACACGTCGCAATACGCGCTGGCCGGCCGCGAGCTGGCGCAGCACGGCCTGCTCGACACGCCGTTCGCGCTTCCGATCGAGCTGGGGCTGCGCCCGGGGCCGCCGTGGCCCCTCGCCATGATCCAGCCCGGCATGGTCGGAATCGACGCCCTGGTCGAGAAGCTGCTTCCGAATCCCGTCAACCGCGAGGGCTCGCACTACGGCGCGTGGGCGCGCCCCGACCAGCGCGAATGGCTGCTGCTCTCGTTCCCGTTCATGTGCTTCGTGATGGCCGGCGTTTCGCTGGGGATCGGCGCTCGTCATCTGCTCGAGCGCCTGGCGCCCGACCTCTCGAACGGCTGGCACGCGGCCGGCGGCTTCGTGATCGGTACGGCGTTCCTGCTCGATCCCGAGGCGCAGCACTTCGCGATGAGTCCGGCCAGCGACCTGCCGTTCGCGTTCGGCCTGATCGGGGCCATGGCGGCGCTGGTGCTTGGCCGTGCTCACAAGTGGCCGGTGCTGTACGGACTGCTGCTTGGGCTCACCACCAGCTTCCGGTTCGCGGGCTACGCGATCGCGCCGCTGCTGATCGCCGCGGCCGCGCTCGACGCTCCGCGTGAGCGGCGAGTGCGCGTCGCGATCTGGAGCGTGGTCGGATTCGCGCTGCCGCTGCTCCCGTGGTGGATCTACAAGACGCGCGCGTTCGGATCGCCGATCGCCGACCTCTCGCGGCTGGTC carries:
- a CDS encoding alpha/beta hydrolase; its protein translation is MSPVASHGTDRHAAGVSAEFIHRFVPGTRDDLTLLLLHGTGGNEDDLLPLGPMLAPGAAVLSPRGRVLEHGMPRFFRRLAEGVFDVPDLIARAGELARFVGEAATRHGFDPGRVVAVGFSNGANIAAGLLLLEPAVLAGAALIRPMVPLRPETPPQLRGRAVLIAAGRRDPTVPRGQTDALAAMLREAGADVEVSWSDAGHELAPGDIRATREWLEKYFPARPV